The sequence TCGATGCAGCCGATGGTTGCCAGAACGACAAGCGTCAGTATGGTCAGGTACGTTGGGGTCAGGCTGGCCCGAAAGCGAGTGAGCAACCGGGGCAGACCCACCCATTCGCCGCGTTGCGCGAGCCGGGTCGCCAGCAACAGCAACCCCGCGCCCACCACCGACCACAGCACCGCCAGCCCGTTGCGAACAGCGGATAGACCTCGGTAGCCCGTCAATTCGGAATACTGGTCTGAGCCGGGCAGGTAGCTATACAGCCATTGCCCGTTGGGCCACACCGTTGCCGCCGTTGAGCTGTTGAGGTAGGCCAGACTGCCTAAACCGATGAGCAGCACCAGATGACCCGCAAACCGGTTGGGTACGATGCTTTGCACCAGCACCGCCAATGCAATAAGCTGGGCGTAGCGAAGTAGCCCATCGGCCAGCAAATCCGTGGCATACAATCGCCAGTCGATGGGCGTTTGCCCGTTGGACCATTGGAGGTAAACGCCCGTCAGAAAAATCAGGACCGTCAGGGCCGTTGCCAGTACAAACAGCGCTCCGGCTTTGCCCAGCAGCCGTATCCAGTTGGGCTGGGGCGTGGCGTCGGTGAGCAGCCAGAGGTTGGTGGTCCGTTCCCGATGCAGTAGTTCGCCCGTAAAAACGACGAGAAACAGGCTGATATACAGGTGCATGGGTATGCGAACGAACGTCATGCGCGAGGTGAACGGAAGTAACCGTTGGCCGCTGGCCAGCGCATCGGTGGGGACATCGCCCAGCCCATTGGCGTAGCCCAGAATGCCCAGCACGAGCAACAGCAAGGCCACCAGCAAGGCCGGTTGGCGGACCAGCCAGCGTACATCGGTCCAGGCCAGCCGCACCACGATGCGCCACGAAACCAGCAGGCCCGCCACTTCGGGTTTGACGATGGGTAGTGGAGCCGAAGCAAGGAACGAGGTGTCGGCAACGACGCCCTGATCAGCCTGTTTGTTCGTGTTGTTCCAGCTTTTCATCAGCTGCATCCAGCGGCGCGATAAGTTGGGAAACACAGGCCCCTGATCGAGCCAGTAGGGGAAGGAGAGCCGGGCGTCGGCGCGGGTCAGCAGCCAGCCGCTAAGGCCCAGCCAGAGCAGGCGGTTGATGAACAGCAACGCCGGCCAGCCGGGCAGGGTGGTGTTCTTGTCACTGATTGGGAGGTTCTCTACCGCCTGCCGGATCGCCAGCATCCCGAACGGGTCAAGCACCTGCATCCAGTCGAGGTCGACAACGGCCGAATAGCCCAACTGCAACAGCGTCGATCCCAGCGTGAGGGCAAGCAGGGTGAGGTAAGCGCCGGCAATGTGCCGCAACAACGCAGTCAGGGCAAACGAAAGGCAGGTAATGATCAACACGTTGGGCAGTAGTAGCCAGCCGAAGCCGTCGAGCAGAGCCAGTAGCGGGAAGTCCGTCCAGGTGGTGTTCGCCGCACCCACCGGCGTGTTGATCCAAATCGGCAGGGTTAGCACACCGAGCGTGTAGCTAAGCCCCAGCAATACCCCCACGGCCAACGTACCCAGAAAGTGCCCCAGGAAGTAGGTTCGGGCCTGAAGGGGTAAGGCATACAGGTACGTACCTACGCGATGCTCGCGGTCGCGGAGCAGGGTTTGCCCCGTCAGCAAGGCCACCGAAGTAATCAGCAGCGGCCCCAGGTTGGTAAAGGCTCCGTAGAACAAGACTGGCGCGTTGGTCAACAGGCGTACGTCGGCCAGTTGGTGGAAGGTGAGCAGCGCCGTCAGCGCCCCCTGCGCCAGCATCAGCGCGAGCAAGGCCCAAAACAGGGGTTGACGGAACTGGTAGCGAAGCGCAAAACGGACGGGAATAAGCCAATCGTACATGACATAATTGCCGGTTAGAGCCGTTATCGCCAACTAGGTACGTGCCCAGTTGGCGATAACGGATTCATTGATCGCAAAATAGTCACTGGATAAGTTCGATCGGTTTACCTTTTCTTCGTTGAGAGTGGTAATCGACCAGCCGTCACGTAGTGATGGAAAAGGCTACAGGCGGGCGTACTGGCGGATGTATTGCTGATCGACAACGGGCTGTATGTGGCGGGTGGCTACTTTTTTGCCGGTTCGGGCCGCCTCGTAAATCGCTTCGATCAGCTGCACGTCGCGCAGGCCCAGTTCGCCGGGTAGGGTCGTGGGCGTGCCATTCAGTACGCACTGCGCAAAGGCATCCATCTGTCGGGCTTGCTGGTTCACATTGTCCAGCTTCATGTTGCCCCGGCTCGTTTTGCCCCGAATGCCCCCGTAGCCGTAGGCCGGTTCCAGTTCAAACCAGCCCTTGGCCGCTTCGGCGCGAAGTTTATTGTAGGTATCGTTGTAGCTGGTGCGGCAGTCGGCCACTGTGCCATCGGCAAACTGAAGCTGAAACGTCATGCCTTCTTCCACCTCCGTGAACTTCTCCCGGTCGGTGATGGGGTGAAACCGGGCCGTCACCGACACGGGTAACTGCCCTTTCGTATAGAGGGACCCTTGTAGGCAATAAATGCCCACATCGGGCAGCGGGCCGCCACCCGCCAGGGCCTTATTGAGCCGCCAGGGCGTGTCGTAGCCTTCTTTCTGACCGTTTTCAGCGACGAGGTGGCGAACCGGCCCAAAAAGCTGCCGTTGGCCCAACTCCATCATGTTCTGGTTGTGCGGCTCAACGTGCAGCCGGTAGCCCACCGACAGTTGCTTGCCCGCAGCTTTGCAGGCGGCAATCATGCGCCGGGCGTCGGCGGTGGTGGTAGCCATCGGTTTCTCGCAGATCACGTGCTTCCCCGCTTTTGCCGCCCGCACCACAAAGTCGGCGTGTAGGGCATTGGGTAGCACCACATACACAATGTCGATGGCGGGGTTAGTCGCGATCTGGTCGAACGTCTGGTAGGTATAGATGTTTTTGTCCGGGATGTTGTAGGTCTGCTTCCAGGTTTTAGCCTTGTTGGGCGTGCCCGTCACGATGCCCGTGAGGCGGCAGTACTGGGTTTCCTGGAGGGCGGGTCCCAGCTGGCCTTCGCTGTATTTGCCTAGCCCAACCAGCGCAATCCCTAGCTTTTTTATCGTCTGCCCCGCTGCTGTCTGCGTAGTCGAATCGGTAGATTCGCCGTTGCTGTCAGCGCTGCTACCGGCGCAGTTATAGAGACTCAACGAAGGCAACGTGAGGGCAGTGAGGCCCATTCGCTGCAAAAACGCCCGACGGGCCTGCGGGCTTTCGAACAGAGGCTTGGCTTGTTGCATAAAAAGAGGCGTTTGCGCCGCATCCGGCTTTCCTCTCTTTACGCATAACCTAGCCGACCGGTCTTGATTTTCTATCCAGCGGCGGGGGAACTGAACCACCCTTACAAATAATCCATCGGGTGGTCGGCGATGCGGGTGTTGTCGAAGAAGGTATTGAGTTGCTGGAAGTCGGCCTCGGTGAGTTCGAAGTCGAACACGTCGAAATTCGCCCGGATCCGGTCTTTGTGAACCGACTTCGGGATGGTCACCACGCCGTGTTGCACCGACCAGCGCACCAGGATCTGGTAGGTACTCTTTCCGTAGCGTTCGGCGATAGCGACCAGCCGCGGGTCGTGCTGCTTCTGCCCCCGCACCAGCGGCGCGTAGCCTTCCAACTGAATGCCCTTCGCCCGGCAGTAGTCGAGCACCTCAGGTACGTAGCAGTAGGGGCTGAACTCGATCTGGTTGACGGCGGGCGTCACGGTAGCGGTCTCGAAGAGTTCGTCGAGGTGGGGCGGGTAATAGTTGGAGACCCCGATGGCCCGGGTACGTCCCTCGGCGTAGAGCCGTTCGAGTGCCCGCCAGGTATCGCGCCGGTGTTCGCGGATGGGCCAGTGAATCAGGTACAGGTCGACCACGTCGAGACCCAGCTTGGTCAGGCTCTCGTCGAACGCGCGCAACGTGCTGTCGAAGCCATGATCGGCGTTCCAGACTTTGGTGGTGATGAAAACCTCGTTTCTGGGTACGTTGCTGGCCGCGAGCGCGGCGGCTACGTCGCGTTCGTTACCGTAGATCGCCGCCGTGTCGATGAGGCGACAGCCCAGCGCAAGGGCATCTTCCACGGCTTGCTGGACGTCGTTACGCTGCTTCGGCGCATACACACCCAGGCCCAGCAACGGCATCGTAACGCCGTTATTTAAGGTAACGGAAGGAATGGTCATGGTAGGGGAGGTGGATAAATAATGAATAATGTACGATGTACAATGCACAATGAGGCCGGGCGGCGGACTGCTAACGTAAACTCATTGTGCATCGTACATTATTCATTTAAATTCATTTAAAAGGCATCGTTTAGGGCGAAGATGGGGGCGTTGGTTTTCCACTTGCCGCGGGTGAAATCGGGGACCTCGACGAGCTGCCCGCCTTTGGCGATGCTCTTTTCCGATAAGGGGCTGATGGCGCTCCAGACGGCCGCGTCGTAGACGTCGATGGGGGGCTGGGTTTTGTATTTCACCGCTTCGATAAACGCCCGCATCACGAAGAAGTCGATCCCGCCGTGGCCCGCTTTGTCGGCATTGGCGGCGTGTTTCTTCCAGAGCGGATGATCAAATTCGGCTTCGTAGGCCGCAAACGGTTCCCAGCTATGGGCTTTGGGCTTGTCGCCTTTGGCCGTGCGGTTCTGAAAAAACACACTGTCGTTATCGTCCATCCAGATGCCTTCGGTGCCCTGCGCCCGGAAACCCAGCGAGTAGGGGCGGGGCGAATTGGTGTCGTGGATAATCACGATGGTTTCGCCGTTGGCGCACTGGAGCATGGTCGTGACCACATCGCCCAGCTTGAAGTTGACGTTGGCATTCGGGTGATTGGCCCCGCCATTGTCGACGACGTATTTGTGCAGGCCCCGGCTCTTGGTAGCGGTGCTGCTCAGGGCCGTGAAGCGGTTGCCCCGGTTGATGTTGAGCCAGTGCGCCACCGGCCCCAGCCCGTGGGTGGGGTAGATATCGCCGTTGCGGTCGACGGAGTGCTGCGTGCGCCAGCGGGCCTCCGCGTAGCCCTTCGCGCCAAACTCGACACCCCCGCCGGCATAGTGTTTGCCGTCGTTGAACTTCACCGCCCGCAGGTCGTGCTGGTAGCCGCAGTGGGCATACGTCATTTCGCCAAACAGCCCCTGTCGGATCATGTTCAGCACCATTAGCACATCGCGCCGATAGCAGACATTCTCCAGAATCATGCAGGGCGACCCCGTTTTCTCAAACGTATTCACCAAATCCCACGACTCGTTGAGCGTGACCGTCGCCGAGACTTCCACGCCAGCGTATTTGCCGGCTTTCATGGTTTCGACGGCCATTGGCGTGTGCCACTCCCAGGGCGTAGCGATCACCACCCCATCGATATCGTCGCGTTTGAGCAGCTCTTTGAAGGCTTCATCCCGGCGAGCGCCCCCACCGTTGCCGTACACGACCGGGCGGGGTTTGCCGAGCTTATCGAACAGGGCAAGGGTTTGCTGTATGGCCTCGTCGCTGGTATCGCAGATGGCGGGAATCTGCACGTCGGGGCGGTAGAGCGCCTGCTGGATGTGGTCGCGGCCGCGGAAGCCCGTACCGATGAAACCGAGCCGAACGGGCTTGTCGTCGGCCATAAGTGAACCGGGCCTTGCGTTAGTCAGCAGGCTGGGTACCCCGCCAAAACCAGACAGGCTACTGGGGACGAGGGCGGCCGCAAAAGCGGCATCACGCAGGAAAACACGGCGCGTAGAACGGTTCGGCATGGGGAGGGTAGTGAGTCGTTACCTAGAGGTAAACATACGACGAAGCGCCGAGGTTTTAATGAACGATTTGAGCGGAGGGTCCGTTACGTTACTGCCCAGATAGAACCCGTATTTTGTTTAATCTTTGTGAGTAAAAGTTGAACAAGATCAGCGCGCGGCGGGTTATCTATCTGACCATTGCACGCCTGTGAGCGACGAATTTTGGCCGGTGACGATCAGTACGAAGTGACCCCGCTCTAAGGTCTGCCTGTGTTGAAGACATACTTTCTTACGACAGGTTGAACCGATTTTGATTAGAAACCTACCATGATGGATCCCAACGGAGCCGAGGCTCCACGGGTAGCTGTGTTCCGGAAGGAGCATTTCAACGCCGCCCATCGCCTGAACAATCCAAATTGGTCAGACGAGAAAAATACCCGTGTCTACGGCAAGTGCAACAACCCCAATTACCACGGCCATAACTACGAACTGACCGTGCAGGTGGTTGGCCCGATTGACCCGGAAACGGGCTATGTGATCGACATGAAAGTGCTGGGTGACCTGATAAAGACGCAGGTAACCGACCGCTTCGATCACAAAAACCTGAACCTCGACACCGACGAGTTTCGCGACCTTAATCCGTCGGCCGAAAACATCGCCATTGTCATTTACACGATTCTAAGAAAACACATTGAGCCGTCGCTCGATCTGAAAATTCGTCTGCATGAAACCGAACGGAACTTCGTTGAATACCCCGTCTAATGGTGCCGCTTCCAACGGCATCCACCTTAACGGCCACAAAAACGGCCATGCTACCCACGGTTTGTCGGACGAACTGGTTGACGAAATGGGGGATAATCACGCCCTGGCCAATCTGGAAACGCCTTTACGCCCAGACGCTTTCGATCTGGACGACGACCTGAAAATCGATCTGATTGAAGCCCATTTTCGCGAAATCATGACCATTCTGGGCCTCGACCTGACGGACGACAGCCTGAAAGGAACGCCGCGCCGGGTGGCTAAAATGTACGTCAACGAGACGTTCAAGGGCCTCAACCCCGCCAACAAACCCAGCACGACGCTCTTCGACAATAAGTACCAGTATAACCAGATGCTGGTGGAGCGCGACATTACGGTGCAGTCGTATTGCGAGCACCATTTCGTGCCCATTATTGGAAAAGCACACGTGGCGTATATCAGTAGCGGTAAGGTAATCGGCCTGTCGAAACTGAACCGGATTGTGCAGTATTACGCCAAACGCCCGCAGGTGCAGGAACGCCTGACAATGCAGATTGCCGACGAACTGAAGCGGGCGCTGCAAACCGACGACGTGGCCGTCATTATCGACGCGGCCCACCTGTGTGTATCGACCCGCGGGGTCAATGACACGGCTTCGTCGACGCTGACGGCTGCCTACAGTGGCAAGTTCGAGGACGAAGCCACGAAACAGGAGTTTTTGAAATACGTAGGCATGGCCAAGCCAACAATGTAAGGGCGTTTAGGGTTTGAGGGATAAGGTGTAAGGCCGCTCCGCAGGTCGGAAGTACCACGGTAAGCCTTACCAATCAAACCTCACACGCACTTTATGCAAGGCAAACATATTCTCATCATTGGAGCCAGTTCGGGCATTGGGCACGCACTGGCTCTTTTGTTGCAACAGCAGGGCGCGACCCTTTACACGGCGGGTCGGCGGCAACCCGAAGGCATCACGTCCACGCACATGACGTGGGATGTAACGACGCAACCCGCCGCTGAGGCGCTAACCCAACTGCCCGAAGTCCTGCACGGGCTGGTGTATGCACCGGGTACCATTAACCTGAAACCATTTCAGCGCCTCCAACCTGCCGATTACCAGCACGATCTGCAGGTAAACGTGCTGGGAGCTGTCTCGGCCATCCACGCTACGCTGGGCAGTCTGAAAAAATCGAAATCGGCAAGTATTGTGCTGTTTAGTACGGTAGCCGCCAAGCTGGGCATGGGCCTGCACTCGTCGGTATCGGTGGCCAAGTCGGCCGTTGAAGGGCTGACAAAGTCGCTGGCGGCTGAGTTTGCGCCCTCCAACGTGCGGGTCAATGCACTGGCCCCATCGCTGACCGACACGCCACTGGCCGAAACGCAGGGCCTGCTGGGTACGTCGGAAAAGCGCGAGGCGGCCAATAAACGCCACCCGCTCAACCGCGTGGGTACTCCCGAGGACATTGCCCAACTGGCGGCGTATCTGCTCGGCGATCAGGCCAGTTGGATCACGGGCCAGATCATCGGTGTCGATGGGGGCATGGGGAGTCTGAAATAATGCATTGCCTACAGGGCAGTACAGAAAAGCGGGCTCGGCAGGTTTTCCTGTCGAGCCCGCTTTTTAATGTACGTGGTGTCAGAGATCCGGTCTGACACCACGTGAATAGAAGCTGTCGTTAACTACCGTTCAGCTGGGCTTATTGCCGAATCAGCTTCACCGTTTTAGCCTGCGAGGGCGTACTCACGTGTAGCAGCAACAGGCCAGCAGGCTGGTTACCCAGCTTCAGTGTTTGGCGTTCGGTTGCCGTGGCTTTCTCCACCTGATGCTCTGTGATGGTCCGGCCGTTTACGTCGGTCAGCACGAAACGGAGGGGTTGCCCTTGTGCGCCCAGTACGTCGACTTGCACATCGTTAGTCAGCACGGGGTTACCCAACACCGATACCTGTAGGTCGGTGCCCGGCTCGTCGGCCCCGATGCGTCCGTTGGCGGTACCCGGCTCCTGCCCGTATACCAGCGACCCGTTCAGGTAGGCCGTGATCTTGGGGTTGGCTACAGCCGAACCCGCCGGGAGGTACGAGTAGTCGTTGGCTTCGTTGAAATTCGACCAGTCGTTCTTGTTGATGCGCTGCTGAATCTCGCCCGTTGAACTCAGTGGATACAACGTACCCAGCGTGGGCGAGAAGCTCAGCTCCAGGTACGTATCGGCACCCGTGCGATTCACTTTTACAAACCGGCCCGTCACCTTGCTGTTGCCCAGTTCGGCGTAATCGACCGTGTAGACCAGCGGCTGGTTGCCTTCCGCCGTAAACCAGTAACGCACCGTCAACTGGCTGTAGTCGACCGGCAGGTTGCCCTCGTTGGCTACGTTCAGATACGGTTTGATCTGGTTGCCCGTGGTGTTGCGGTTCTTGTTTTCGGCGTACACCGTCAACGTCCGCGTGGGCGTCACCAGCGCCGGTTCAACCCCGCTTACCAGCACGCCATTCCGATACACCGTGATCTTGGGATTGATGGCGTAGTTGGTGTTGCTGCTATACGAGTGGTCGTCGGCTTCGTTAAAATCCGTCCAGTTTTGCTTGGCCACCCGGCTCTGAATTTCGCCAGACGTGCCGTTCGGCGCGAGGCTACCAGCCGAGGCATCGAAGCTGTATTCTACGTACCCGAGTGCACCCTGGCGAGGCTGCGGCAGCGCTACGTATTTCAGCTTCACCTTGTTGGTGCCCAGTTGCGCCCAGTCGATGTACAGGTTGGTCATGGGCGCGAAATCCTCCACGGTCAGCCAGTAACGCACCGTCAGCTCACCATACGGAATCGCGGCCGTACCCCCATTGTTCAGCTTCAGATACGGCCGGATGGTGTTGACCTTCTTGGTATTGTTGTTGCCATTTTTGTGCAATATCGTCAGGGTCAGGCCCTGCACCGTAACGGTTGCCGAAACAGGCGCACTTACGCAGCCCGCCGCCGACTGGCATACGGCCGTGTACACGAACGTACCCGGTACGTTGGTCGAAACCAGAATGGTGTTGGATGTACCTGCGCTGTTGTTCGGACCCGTCCAGCTCAACGTACCTGAGCAGCCACCGCCCACGAGCGTTACGTCGCCCGAGGCCTGCGCGACCGTCACCGCCGACTGACCGCCCTGCGTGAGCAGCGTTGGCGTGGCGGGTGTGGGAAGTTCCGTTACGGTAGCCGTTGCGGTAGCCGTGCACTGGTTGGCGTCCGTTACCCGTACCGTGTACGTACCGGCACCCACGGCGATCGCTGCCGTCGTCGCGTTTGTCGACCAGGCATAAGCTGTGCCGCCCTGCGCCGTCAGCGTTGTGGTTTGCCCCGTACAAACCGTCAACGTACCTGCGACAGAGGCCGTTGCCCGGTTAACCGTTACCGTTGCCGTGCCCGTCAGGTTGGTCGACGCCAGCCCGTTGGCGTCCGTTGCCGATACCAGGCTGTAGGTCGTCGTCTGGCTGGGAGCCACCACGATGGGGCTGCCCGTGGTGTAGCCGGTGAGTGTGCTGCTCGACTGCCCGTCGGTATACACAACCGTGTAGGGGCCCGTGCCGCCGCTAGTGGCAATGCTCAGCGTAGTCGTCGTTCCGGCGCAAATGGCCGCGCTGCCCGTCAGGGTAGCAACTACCGGCTCGATGACCGTCACGCTCACCGTCGTTGAGGTAACCTGCTTAGTCGGAGCCGTGGCGTCACCCGCCGTAATCGTGAACGTTTGAACCCCCGCTGGCAGGCTCGATACCGTAGCGGTATTGCCGCTTGGCGTGATTGTGCCCGGCCCGCTGAACGTGTAGCTGTAAGGCGTAGTACCGCCCGACACCGTGGCCGACAGGGTGGTGGTGCCCGTTGTCAGCAGTTGGGTTGGCGTGGCTGTGGCCGACAGTACGAGCGGGGTTACCGGTGGTGCGAAGGTGAAGCGGGCTACGCTCGGGTCGTGGTCGCTGTCCGGGTCGGTAAATTCGGCGTTGATGTGCACCACGTCATACTGGTCCAGCTTGCCGAGCAGGCTGTTGCTGACCAGAATGTGGTCGATCGTCTGCGAGTTGCCTTCGAAGTTATACGTGTACCGCTCGTTGGCCGGCAGGGTTTCGATCAGGGCGTTCAGCGGCGCTCCTTTCAGGATGTTGACCGGGGCCGAAAACTCAAAATCATTGAGGTCACCCAGCGCAATGACGTTGGCGTTGGGGTCGACGGCCAGGATGCTCTGCACGAAATTCCGCACCACCGTGGCCTGCTCGCGGCGCTGTGCCTCGCTAAAGAGCGTGGCGGGCTGATTCACACCGAACAGAATGTCATCGGGGATTTTCGAGCTGAAGTGGTTACCGATGATGAAGACCGGCTGTCCGTTGAACAGAAATTCACCCGCCAGCGGTTTGCGGCTGTTGCTTGCCGGGCCCGACCCGTCGTTGTTGGCAAAGGCCGGGTTGGTCGGGTCGACGCGGCCGGGGTTAAACGACAACTGTGGCACCCCGTTGACGTTGTTGACGGTCGTAGCGGCGGTTGAGGTGCCACCCGGCCGGTCGACGAACGACACCCGGTTGGGGTTGAACAGGAAGCCCACCCGAATGTTGCCCCCCGCCTGACCACCATCCTGGTCATCGACCGGGTTGATCTGACGATACTGGTACGTGGGCCCACCGGCTGCCGTGATCGCGTTGATGAGCAGGCCGAACGTGACGTTAGCGTCGACAACGGCGTCGTTGGTCGCGCCGTTATTGTCCTGAATTTCTTCCAGCAGCAGAATATCGGGGGCCTTCAGGTTCTCCACGATCCGGCTCGCGAGGTTGTTGAACTTGCTGCTGGGATCGCCCGGCGCCAGGTTCTCCACGTTGAACGTCGAAACGGTCAGTTTGTTGGCCGTGGGGGCCAGCGTCGTGCTTTCTTTGGTTAGTCCGTTTGAAATAACCGTGGGGGCTGAGGTAACCAGTACTTCGTAGTTATCGGCTACCCAGTTCACAATTCCGACTACGGTGCTCAGCTGAGCGCCCACGTTGACGGTTGGTGTGAGGTAGCCACCGCTGGGCGGGTTCAGCATCGTATCGTCGAGTTGAATGCGTTCCGGGTTGAAGTCGTTGGCGCTGACGATGACGCCGCCGCGCGACGATTTAATGGTGGCGTTCGCGCCGTTGTCGGCCACGACCCAGATTTCACCGGCCCCGGCCCCAGACCGCACCGTTGGGCTCACCGCCAGCGGGTTGTTGATCTGCACCAGCATTCCTTCCACGCTTTCGTAAAAGTCGATGCCATCCGTCGCCGGGTCAAACGCCAGTCCACCCGTTTCGACGTTGCCCGTCTGATCTTCTATAATCGTGTTCGGGATGGTGCGGCCCCCGTTGCCCAGTACGGTAGGCGCCGGCAGCGCGTTGCCCGTCGACACCGTCACGAGGGTGGGCGTCTGAATCTGCGTGATGGTCAGGTTGTTGGAACCCGCGCTACCCCCCGACCGGAATTCGGCCACGGTGCCACTTACCAGCAGCGACGTACCCACGGCTACGGTCGGGGCAGTGCTGGTAAAGACAAAAATGCCCTCCGAGGTACGTTCGTCCGCGTCGGGATTGGGATCTTGCAGGTAAAACCCGTTCGACCGCAGGCCCGTCACGATGCCGGGTACGTTGTTGACCACCTGACCCAGCAGGGGCGAGATGTGGGCCGCGCCCTGAATATCGTGAATCCGCTGGCTGGGCGTAATCTCATCATCGGCGATGAGGGCCGTGGCCGACGCCGAACTGATGGTATAGGCGGCGTTGGTCGCGATGGTCAGGATGATGGTTTCGTTGGCATCGATCACCGCGTCGTCTACGGG comes from Fibrella aestuarina BUZ 2 and encodes:
- a CDS encoding 6-pyruvoyl trahydropterin synthase family protein; protein product: MMDPNGAEAPRVAVFRKEHFNAAHRLNNPNWSDEKNTRVYGKCNNPNYHGHNYELTVQVVGPIDPETGYVIDMKVLGDLIKTQVTDRFDHKNLNLDTDEFRDLNPSAENIAIVIYTILRKHIEPSLDLKIRLHETERNFVEYPV
- a CDS encoding ABC transporter permease, which encodes MYDWLIPVRFALRYQFRQPLFWALLALMLAQGALTALLTFHQLADVRLLTNAPVLFYGAFTNLGPLLITSVALLTGQTLLRDREHRVGTYLYALPLQARTYFLGHFLGTLAVGVLLGLSYTLGVLTLPIWINTPVGAANTTWTDFPLLALLDGFGWLLLPNVLIITCLSFALTALLRHIAGAYLTLLALTLGSTLLQLGYSAVVDLDWMQVLDPFGMLAIRQAVENLPISDKNTTLPGWPALLFINRLLWLGLSGWLLTRADARLSFPYWLDQGPVFPNLSRRWMQLMKSWNNTNKQADQGVVADTSFLASAPLPIVKPEVAGLLVSWRIVVRLAWTDVRWLVRQPALLVALLLLVLGILGYANGLGDVPTDALASGQRLLPFTSRMTFVRIPMHLYISLFLVVFTGELLHRERTTNLWLLTDATPQPNWIRLLGKAGALFVLATALTVLIFLTGVYLQWSNGQTPIDWRLYATDLLADGLLRYAQLIALAVLVQSIVPNRFAGHLVLLIGLGSLAYLNSSTAATVWPNGQWLYSYLPGSDQYSELTGYRGLSAVRNGLAVLWSVVGAGLLLLATRLAQRGEWVGLPRLLTRFRASLTPTYLTILTLVVLATIGCIDWLYTLDNQTTTNTRITPYTTTTEQVSVGAQRINVQYHYVHPQNRAAIQLAVRRALQQGSRWLGTFPTETLHVTETPFTTPMAGPVAGLPRRGQIRLSEREGWMTNTARLTDAGWLDMAVTKQVLNQWLAAGLKPTPHPNGLLTDGLATYLATRIVQQHRGDDWLTIQLAQFDALYRRGRGQQLKREPTVSDAPAASYVATAKAPLSLTCIGEVWGHESLCRQIGQYHQQHPAGNPAGYVAALHNALPDSLRYATTYLTERPGFSMAVGAIGHYDDRLGVHIVAHKYLDDGLGAMQERLLNDYVPLALLDNRGQVIHRQLVKPSTAGREDKAFWLPRPDNAVAVVIDPLGAWSDVNRFDNRKILVRR
- a CDS encoding aldo/keto reductase gives rise to the protein MTIPSVTLNNGVTMPLLGLGVYAPKQRNDVQQAVEDALALGCRLIDTAAIYGNERDVAAALAASNVPRNEVFITTKVWNADHGFDSTLRAFDESLTKLGLDVVDLYLIHWPIREHRRDTWRALERLYAEGRTRAIGVSNYYPPHLDELFETATVTPAVNQIEFSPYCYVPEVLDYCRAKGIQLEGYAPLVRGQKQHDPRLVAIAERYGKSTYQILVRWSVQHGVVTIPKSVHKDRIRANFDVFDFELTEADFQQLNTFFDNTRIADHPMDYL
- a CDS encoding Gfo/Idh/MocA family protein, with product MQQAKPLFESPQARRAFLQRMGLTALTLPSLSLYNCAGSSADSNGESTDSTTQTAAGQTIKKLGIALVGLGKYSEGQLGPALQETQYCRLTGIVTGTPNKAKTWKQTYNIPDKNIYTYQTFDQIATNPAIDIVYVVLPNALHADFVVRAAKAGKHVICEKPMATTTADARRMIAACKAAGKQLSVGYRLHVEPHNQNMMELGQRQLFGPVRHLVAENGQKEGYDTPWRLNKALAGGGPLPDVGIYCLQGSLYTKGQLPVSVTARFHPITDREKFTEVEEGMTFQLQFADGTVADCRTSYNDTYNKLRAEAAKGWFELEPAYGYGGIRGKTSRGNMKLDNVNQQARQMDAFAQCVLNGTPTTLPGELGLRDVQLIEAIYEAARTGKKVATRHIQPVVDQQYIRQYARL
- the folE gene encoding GTP cyclohydrolase I FolE; protein product: MKPNGTSLNTPSNGAASNGIHLNGHKNGHATHGLSDELVDEMGDNHALANLETPLRPDAFDLDDDLKIDLIEAHFREIMTILGLDLTDDSLKGTPRRVAKMYVNETFKGLNPANKPSTTLFDNKYQYNQMLVERDITVQSYCEHHFVPIIGKAHVAYISSGKVIGLSKLNRIVQYYAKRPQVQERLTMQIADELKRALQTDDVAVIIDAAHLCVSTRGVNDTASSTLTAAYSGKFEDEATKQEFLKYVGMAKPTM
- a CDS encoding SDR family NAD(P)-dependent oxidoreductase → MQGKHILIIGASSGIGHALALLLQQQGATLYTAGRRQPEGITSTHMTWDVTTQPAAEALTQLPEVLHGLVYAPGTINLKPFQRLQPADYQHDLQVNVLGAVSAIHATLGSLKKSKSASIVLFSTVAAKLGMGLHSSVSVAKSAVEGLTKSLAAEFAPSNVRVNALAPSLTDTPLAETQGLLGTSEKREAANKRHPLNRVGTPEDIAQLAAYLLGDQASWITGQIIGVDGGMGSLK
- a CDS encoding Gfo/Idh/MocA family protein yields the protein MPNRSTRRVFLRDAAFAAALVPSSLSGFGGVPSLLTNARPGSLMADDKPVRLGFIGTGFRGRDHIQQALYRPDVQIPAICDTSDEAIQQTLALFDKLGKPRPVVYGNGGGARRDEAFKELLKRDDIDGVVIATPWEWHTPMAVETMKAGKYAGVEVSATVTLNESWDLVNTFEKTGSPCMILENVCYRRDVLMVLNMIRQGLFGEMTYAHCGYQHDLRAVKFNDGKHYAGGGVEFGAKGYAEARWRTQHSVDRNGDIYPTHGLGPVAHWLNINRGNRFTALSSTATKSRGLHKYVVDNGGANHPNANVNFKLGDVVTTMLQCANGETIVIIHDTNSPRPYSLGFRAQGTEGIWMDDNDSVFFQNRTAKGDKPKAHSWEPFAAYEAEFDHPLWKKHAANADKAGHGGIDFFVMRAFIEAVKYKTQPPIDVYDAAVWSAISPLSEKSIAKGGQLVEVPDFTRGKWKTNAPIFALNDAF